The uncultured Methanolobus sp. sequence ATGATATCATAGAACCTCTACTCGCAAAGGGATACAACCAGATACAAACACGATTATTGCGGAAAGGAAGAAAGGCATTCATTGGGTCCCTCTCATTGTGGCTGGTAAAAGACGGAGCAGGAAATCCTGTGGGGATGGTGGGATACACATTTGATATCACTAAAGAAATGGAAGCGGAAAATGAGCTCAGGATAAAAGACCAGGCCATAGAATCTGCTATTGATGGAGTTGTGCTTGCCGATCTTGATGGGAATCTTACATATGCAAACCGTGCAGCATATGAAATGTGGGGGTATACCGGCAAGGAAGAGGTCATTGGCAGGAATATAAAAGATTTTGTGGTTTCTGAAAACGAAGGTAAGTGGATACTGAAAGAGCTGAAAGAACATGCATTTAAATCCGAATTCATTGCACTGGGAAAGGATGGTTCTGAATTCCCCGTATGGTTATCTGCTTCAAGGATCAGAAACGGCGACGGAAATATTATCTCTTACATGGGTTCACTTGTTAACATCACTGAGAAAAAAAAGGCAGAAGAAGCACTTGAAACCAGTGAAAAAATGTACCGTATGCTTGCGGAAAATACACTTGACTGCATATGGTCCATGGACCTTGATCTTACATTCACCTATTCCAACTACACTATTTACAACATACTTGGTTATTTTCCGGAAGAATGGATAGGGTCCAATTTACGGGAACATTGTGATGAAGAGAATTTCATGAAAATGATGGAGTATATCCGCATCGGAATGGAAAATACCTCAAGTTCCGAAGGCATCCTTTTTCAGGTGGAAATGCTCAACAAGGAAGGGGAATCCATACCTGTAGAAATAATGGGGAAAATCATTTTTGATGAAAACGGAGCACCTGTTTCTATCCAGGGAACATCAAGGGATATCAGCAAGAGAGTGGAAGCTGAAAACGCCCTGAAAGAAAGCGAAGAGAGGCTTGAACTTGCTCTGATGGTATCCGAACATGGATTCTGGGTATGGGACCTTGACCAGGATGAATTCTATTTTAATCCGAAGGCATATATCATGCTTGGATACAAGGACAATGATTTTCCTATGTCGATTGAAGTATGGAGTAACATGATGCATCCTGATGACAGAAAGCAGGTGATTCCTGAAATCATGGATTGTGTAAATGAAAGAAAACCCTTTCGTTTTGAGATACGTATGGCCTCGAAATCTGGCGACTGGACCTGGGTACTGGCAAAGGGCAATACTTTCGACCTGAAAAGCGGAAAACACTGGGCCATCGGAACCCTCATTGACATCACAGAGAGAAAAAAGACAGAGGAACAGATGTTGCTGGCAAGGATAGCTGCTGAGGAGGCTAACCGCTGTAAAAATGAACTACTGGCAAATATGAATCATGAACTAAGAACACCACTTAACTCCATTATCGGGTTTTCAGATGTGCTTCTGGACAGGAGTATCGGACAGATCAATACGGAACAGGAAAGATATCTTCGCCTTATGAACAATGAAGGTCACAGACTTTTGAGTCTTATTAATCATGTACTTGACATTTCTAAAATAGAATCCGACGGTGTAACACTTCATTTTTCAAAATTTAATCCTGCAGAGCTTGCCGAGGAAGTTATGGAAACAACACAAATGATTGCCAGGAAAAAAAATATCAGGACAAGCACCAGCATCGATCGGGATATTGGAATCATAACGGCCGATGCGGACAAATTCAGGGAAATACTCTACAACCTCATTGAAAATGCCCTCAAATTCACGCCTGAAAATGGAAATGTTATTGTTGTTATGAACAGGAGATCTGAAATGATAGAAGTTTCAGTTCAGGATACAGGAATCGGTATCGTTGAAGAGGACAGGGAAAGGATATTTGATGCTTTTGTACAGGTGGACGGTTCCAATACCAGAAGATACGGAGGAGCCGGGCTGGGACTTGTACTTGTCAGGGAATACCTCAAAATGCATAATGGATGCATACGTGTGGAAAGTGAACCCGGCAATGGTAGTAAGTTCATCTTCAAGATTCCTGTCTATCCAATCAAAAAAGAGAGAAGTAATAATATAACTCCTGTCAGAAGAGGTATTTGCAGGCCAAAGTCCCTGAACCACCCCCAACCACCCAAACCGTAAGCTTCAAGGACATATCTTTTCAACATATTATCCGGAGTGAATCTAATGAAAGTCAGTATAATAGGTGGAGCTACAGGCAGTGGTAAAACCACGCTCATTTTGAAGCTTGCAAAATATCTAAATTCAAGAGGAGAGAAGATCGGAGTCATAGTTCAGGAGACAGGTGAAGTGGATTATGACGAGAAAACGCTTACTGAACTTGGGATTAAGACAAGGGAAGTTAACAGCGTGTGTATTCCGTGTTCTCTTGATACCGACATAAGAAGCAATCTTCTGACAATACAGGAAGAGTTCAACCCGGACACTGTTTTCATTGAAGCTGAGGAAACAGTGTTGCCTCACAAACTGAAGGGTGACCTTGAAAGAATGAAACTTGCTGATGTGGAACTTCTACCCTCTGTTGTACTTGTTGATTCACCTGAATTTGAAACAGAGGATGATCAGCTCACTGAATATGTCAGGAAACAAACAGCAGGTGCAGAGATAGTCTGCATGGGTAAAATCTGGAAAGATAATCGGGAGCACATGAATGCTGTCAGAAAGCTTATCGAAAAACTCAACCCTGAAGCAAAGTTAGTGGTTTATCCTGAAATCGATGATGAAGATTTACCGGCTGAATTGCTGGGATGAGTCTTATTTTTGTTTTTTTGCTTTCTTTTGTATATCTGCCCCAATAAGTGATTTTCAGCTTATCTGTCCACCAAATTACTCATATTAAAGAGTAATTCTCATTTAATTTGTACTCTGGCATTTACTTCAGAATTTAATCTGCTGTTGATAAAATATAAATTTAAGAGCAGATAAATAGAAATGTTCAATCGTGTAACACAAAACAGATAATAACCAGTAGTAATATTATCACCATAAATTATGCAAAATTATATATAATATAGCACCTATCACGAAATAGTGCGAAAATAAAGTGCATTACAAAATCCAGAGGAAACAGAATGAATGAAAAGAACTACGGACCAAATACCCTGGCTTTACACGCAGGCCAGGGACCTGACCCTGTAACCGGGTCGCGTGCGGTGCCGATCTACCAGACAGCATCGTACACTTTCAGGGACTCAGAACATGCAGCCAACCTTTTTGGACTGAAGGAATCCGGTAACATCTATACCAGGCTCATGAACCCTACCACTGATGTGCTTGAAAAGAGAGTTGCTGCCATAGAAGGTGGCACTGGTGCACTTGCAGTTTCCTCTGGAATGTCCGCTATCACTCTTGCAACACTTGGCGTGACCGGTCCGGGAGATGAGATTGTTGCAGCCGATAATCTCTACGGAGGAACTTATCAGTTATTCAATAACACATTCAGGGGTCTTGCAAGAAAAGTGGCCTTTGTTGACTCTACAAAACCTGAAGAATTCAGAAAAGCCATTACAGGAAAAACAAAGGCTATCTACACAGAAATAATCGGAAACCCAAAACTTGATGTGCCAAATCTTGAGGAAATATCAAAGATAGCACATGAAGCTGGAATTCCACTTATAGTTGACAACACCGTGGGAATTGGAATAGTCAAACCAATTGACCTTGGAGCTGATATTGTTGTTCTCTCTGCAACCAAGTTCCTTGGCGGACACGGAACAACAATAGGCGGAATAATTGTTGATTCCGGTAAATTCAACTGGGATAACGGGAAGTTCTCCGGACTTACAGAACCTGACCCTGGTTATCACGGACTCAAATACTGGGAATCATTCGGGGATGTTCCCGAACTTGGCAACATTGCATTTATAACCAAGATGAGAGTTCACCTGCTGCGTGATCTTGGACCGGCACTAAGCCCTTTCAATTCATTCCTGTTGCTACAGGGACTTGAGACACTTCCACTCAGAGTGGAAAGACACAGTAGCAATGCACTCAAGGTAGCAGAGTTCCTGAACAAACACCCTGCTGTTGAGTGGGTGAACTACCCGGGACTTGAAGGTCACCCAAGCCATGAACTTGCAACAAGATACCTGAAAGGAAAATACGGTGCAATTCTTGGATTTGGGATAAAAGGTGGTCTTGAAGCAGGAAAGAAGTTCATTGACAGCGTGGAACTGCTCTCGCATCTTGCCAACATAGGTGATGCAAAGACACTTGTTATACACCCTGCATCTACAACTCACCAGCAATTGACCGACGATGAGAAGCTGGCAACCGGAGTAACGGATGATTTCATCCGCATGTCCGTTGGACTTGAAGATGTGGAAGACCTGATAGCTGATATTGACCAGGCACTCAAAATATCCCAGGAAATATGAAGAAAGAATCAGTAGGTATAGTGGAGACAAAGGTCTTCAATCTGCCAGACGAACTGCTTCTGGATAGTGGTACAAAACTGAAAGAGGTAAAAGTAGCTTATGAGACCTATGGGAAATTAAATTCTGAAAAAAGCAATGCAATTCTCATCTGCCACGCACTCACAGGTGATTCACATGCAGCAGGTCTTCACAGCGGAGAGAGTAAAGCCGGCTGGTGGGATAGTTTAATCGGTCCTGGAAAGACCATTGATACTAACAGGTATTTTGTGGTCTGTTCCAATGTACTGGGAGGATGCAAAGGTTCAACCGGGCCTTCCTGCATTAATCCTGAAACCGGGAAGGAATACGGGACTTCTTTGCCTTTCATAACCATAAAAGATATGGTGAAAGCTCAGAAAGAACTTGTTGACTATCTTGGAATTAAAAAACTCTTTGCCGTCATCGGAGGTTCCATGGGAGGAACACAGGTCCTCCAGTGGTCTGTGACATATCCGGACAGCTTAAGCAAGGCTATTGTCATTGCAAGTACAGCCAGATCATCACCTCAGCAGATCGCATTCAGCGAGGTTGGCAGAATGGCGATACTCTCTGACCCGGACTGGAACAATGGAAATTATTATTCCGGTTCTCCACCAATTCACGGGCTTGCACTGGCCAGGATGATTGGACACATAACCTATCTGAGCGATGCAGCAATGCACCATAAGTTTGGAAGACGACTTCAGGATAAGCAGAATCTGGATTACAACCTTGATTTTGATTTTCAGGTAGAAAGTTATCTGCATTACCAGGGGCAGTCCTTCACAAAGAGATTTGATGCAAACTCCTATCTATACATTACAAAGGCACTGGACTACTTTGACCTCGCGGTAAATGGCTCTCTGATAGAAGGAATGAAAAATGCAAGTGCGAAGTTTCTGATCGTTGCTGTGAGTTCTGACTGGCTTTATCCACCTTACCAGTCAAGAGAAGTAGTCTCCGCATTAAGCGCTAATGAGATTGATGTAACTTATAGAGAAATCGAATCCAGTTACGGACATGATGCTTTCCTGCTGGAATCGGGACAACTGGGATATATTATCGGCAACTTCCTTTCCCATACACTTGTTTCCGATGTTATGAAAAAAGAGATAAAGACAATCAAAAATGGACTAAGCATTGAGGAAACAGCACAGGTAATGTTTGAGAATGGAATCACACACCTGCCAGTAGTGGATGATGAAAACGAGCTTATCGGGATAATAACCTCATGGGACATATCAAAGGCGGTTGCATTGAAATGTAGCTCCCTTGAAAAGATCATGGTAAGGGATGTCATCACGGCAAAAGGAGATGAGGATATTGAAAGTGCTGCAAAGAAGATGGAACAGAATTTTATCTCCGCTCTTCCTGTTGTTGATGAAAATAACCGTATAACCGGCATCATTGGAAGTGATGAGATAAACAGGATGATAGGTGGGTGCCAGTAAAACACCATTTCAACTATTTTTCTGGTACTTCTGTTTTTTAGCAGTTTTTTTCAGTACTTGAAACTCTTTATATATAACTGCGGGATTAATACAGTACTGTTGATTATTGGAGGTATTAAATGGTTGACTTTGCCTGTAAAGAGTTTGAGATCGAAGCTGTAATTAAATGCGGACTGAACCTGACAAAAGCCGAACTACAGATATTGAAATATTTCCTGCAATACGGACAGGACTGGCTTACTACTGAAAAGATAGCTGAAGAGCTCGAACTTAATCTTTCAACTGTCCAGAGAAGTGTAAAAAAGCTTTATGAAAGAAAGATACTCATCCGTTCCCAGAATAACATGGACGGCGGAGGATACTTCTTTGTATATAAGATCAAAAGCAAGAAGGACATTCATGAGCTTATCATGGAGATAGTCAATAGCTGGGTCAAGAGAGTGGACAGCGAATTGCAGTCATGGGCAGATGAAAATCAGTAATACTCCATAAAACACTGCTACTTAAAACTTAAGAAAAACATTATCAGAATTAGTAAAACAGAAAAGAGAGGATGAAATCGTGCTGAAAATTACTCCATATCTTGGAATCCTTGTCGTTATCGTATCCATTGCAGGACTGTGGTTCCCACTTCTGGGATATTTCCTGCTGCTTGTGTTTGCAACACTGCTTATAACAAGTGCATTCCGTGGAAGATGGTTCTGCGGAAACCTTTGCCCCAGAGGAAGTTTTAATGATTTCTGGGTCGGGAAAATAACCAAGGGAAAGAAAATACCTAAAATACTTAGGAGCTACTGGGTCAGAGTCCCCATATTCATGCTTATGATGGGATTTATGGGCTACAGACTTCTCAACACCCACGGACTTATCAACCAGATAGGAATGGTCTTTGTCATCATGTGTCTGGTAACTACTACAATTGCACTGCTTGCAGGAACCACATTCAGCCCACGTACATGGTGTACAATCTGCCCAATGGGAACTGCACAAAACCTCATCGGTGGAAGCAAGTACCAGCTCCAGACAGATGAATCAAAGTGCATCAACTGTAACAAGTGTGAGAAGGTCTGCCCAATGCAGCTCGATGTCCACACAAACAGTGAAAAGCCGGACTGTATCAAGTGCGGAAGATGCATTACAGCATGTCCAACGAAAGCGCTGTCATTTAAAGCCTGAATATCTTTCCGAATTCAGACACTACCTCCTATTTTTCTTTTTTAGTAACTATTCAGCCTACTCATATCAGCCGATTGATGGTGATTCGATTTAATCCCAGGTATTTAGTCCTAAATTAAGTTACAACAAAAAAAGCAAGTATTAGGCACAGTCAAAATAAACTCATCACTCAAAATTCACGTATCAACTTTTTATCATAATGGTTATCGATAGTGATTCTACCAGGCTGAATAGTTACCTTTTTTATAACAAAAACAATCTCTAATCTAAAAACAAAATAACCATCCGCCGAAGGCGGCACATTCCGATGCTTCTGCACAAAGATTATTCCAGAGATTATTGTATTTTTGCTGAGAATTCTGCAGAAGGCTTTTAATGAAAGTTTACCGAGGTAACATATAAATTATTATAAATAGTCTTATTGTAAAACGCCGGCTCCGCCGGACCCTTCGGGATCATTCGAGTAATTCAATTTGTCATTTCTGTTCTTCGCTGTCTTTACAAATACAGAACTCACAGAACGAAATACCGGTTTCTGTTTGTTTATCCTTTACCGGGCAATAATAAAATGTGCCATCCTCAGTTATTTTCAGACCTCCGGGAAACACCATTCCTACCGGATGCAGTGGTTTTTTGACTATAAAAGTAAGGTAGATGTGAACAATAGTAATGAAGCGATTCATAGCATCTTTTTTTCTGTCATCAGTATCGTTTTTCTCATTTATGCTGGAAAGAGCTGATTCATAGTCTTCAGGATTTATTTCCTGTATTACTATTTCATGCGACCTGCATTTTTGGATTTCCAGGAAACTCTCATAGAGAAAAACAAAGTAATCGGAAGAATAGATTGTTTTGTAAGGCTCCGGAACATGCTCCACGGCTTCCATGGCATAAGCTCTTGCAAGACTGATGTCTGCATTGCTGATGCTTCGGCTGTCTTTTTGGAGCTTAGAAAGGAGTTCTGAAGTGTTCATTACTGCAGATAGGTTGCGGGTGAAAGTACATAAGTGTTTATTCGGAAAAGATATTGGAACAAGAAGATAACGGAATAATTCTTATATCAAATATGAGGAAAATGGTTTTGCTTTTGGAGCTAAGTTCCACTCAAATGATACAATAGAGATAAATATGACATAGTTATTTAAATACTGATTCATAAAAAGTTTTTAAGTTTCATCTACCCATTTGAAACTTGTTACCAATTAATGAGTTCATCACCATGCTAGACAAGAAAAAGAAGACTACCCTAACCATTTCAATATTAGTTATAATGTCCATGTTGCCCGGAGTCCTGACAGATGCCTGGAATCTAGTATCTCCTGCAAAATCCCTTGACGAGTTTGAACCCTTTAAAACATCCTACTTGCAGGGGGGTGACACAAAAAGTAGTGACATATCCCCGGATGGAAAATTTATTGCAAGTAGTACAGGACGCACTGTCAACTTTTGGGATGTGCAATCAAACGATGAATTCTTTGGCTATCATGTAATGAACGACGGAAGCAGTTCTACAGTAAAAGACCGTGAGCCATATCGGAACATTGCAGATATCGAGTTTTCTGCAATTGGGAACTACTATCTGGTATGCTCCAATAGCAACAACTTTTATGATGGTGGAATTGAAGCATCACATCTTACACTCTACAACATGACACACAGCAAAGGTGTTGCCAGTAAGGTTTTCAGAACTCATCAGATCAATGGTATTTTCATAGAAGATACTGCCATTTCCCCTGACGAAACTACCTATGTTGCTTGTACAGAAATAACTGCAAACCCGGAGAGCTGTAACATAACTTTCTGGGATATTGAAAGTGGTGATGTAGTAAACTCAATCATGAGTAACAATTATATGGCAACTTCGATCACATTCAC is a genomic window containing:
- a CDS encoding O-acetylhomoserine aminocarboxypropyltransferase/cysteine synthase family protein produces the protein MNEKNYGPNTLALHAGQGPDPVTGSRAVPIYQTASYTFRDSEHAANLFGLKESGNIYTRLMNPTTDVLEKRVAAIEGGTGALAVSSGMSAITLATLGVTGPGDEIVAADNLYGGTYQLFNNTFRGLARKVAFVDSTKPEEFRKAITGKTKAIYTEIIGNPKLDVPNLEEISKIAHEAGIPLIVDNTVGIGIVKPIDLGADIVVLSATKFLGGHGTTIGGIIVDSGKFNWDNGKFSGLTEPDPGYHGLKYWESFGDVPELGNIAFITKMRVHLLRDLGPALSPFNSFLLLQGLETLPLRVERHSSNALKVAEFLNKHPAVEWVNYPGLEGHPSHELATRYLKGKYGAILGFGIKGGLEAGKKFIDSVELLSHLANIGDAKTLVIHPASTTHQQLTDDEKLATGVTDDFIRMSVGLEDVEDLIADIDQALKISQEI
- a CDS encoding DUF2115 domain-containing protein, with amino-acid sequence MNTSELLSKLQKDSRSISNADISLARAYAMEAVEHVPEPYKTIYSSDYFVFLYESFLEIQKCRSHEIVIQEINPEDYESALSSINEKNDTDDRKKDAMNRFITIVHIYLTFIVKKPLHPVGMVFPGGLKITEDGTFYYCPVKDKQTETGISFCEFCICKDSEEQK
- a CDS encoding GTP-binding protein, whose amino-acid sequence is MKVSIIGGATGSGKTTLILKLAKYLNSRGEKIGVIVQETGEVDYDEKTLTELGIKTREVNSVCIPCSLDTDIRSNLLTIQEEFNPDTVFIEAEETVLPHKLKGDLERMKLADVELLPSVVLVDSPEFETEDDQLTEYVRKQTAGAEIVCMGKIWKDNREHMNAVRKLIEKLNPEAKLVVYPEIDDEDLPAELLG
- a CDS encoding 4Fe-4S binding protein, producing the protein MLKITPYLGILVVIVSIAGLWFPLLGYFLLLVFATLLITSAFRGRWFCGNLCPRGSFNDFWVGKITKGKKIPKILRSYWVRVPIFMLMMGFMGYRLLNTHGLINQIGMVFVIMCLVTTTIALLAGTTFSPRTWCTICPMGTAQNLIGGSKYQLQTDESKCINCNKCEKVCPMQLDVHTNSEKPDCIKCGRCITACPTKALSFKA
- a CDS encoding homoserine O-acetyltransferase; this translates as MKKESVGIVETKVFNLPDELLLDSGTKLKEVKVAYETYGKLNSEKSNAILICHALTGDSHAAGLHSGESKAGWWDSLIGPGKTIDTNRYFVVCSNVLGGCKGSTGPSCINPETGKEYGTSLPFITIKDMVKAQKELVDYLGIKKLFAVIGGSMGGTQVLQWSVTYPDSLSKAIVIASTARSSPQQIAFSEVGRMAILSDPDWNNGNYYSGSPPIHGLALARMIGHITYLSDAAMHHKFGRRLQDKQNLDYNLDFDFQVESYLHYQGQSFTKRFDANSYLYITKALDYFDLAVNGSLIEGMKNASAKFLIVAVSSDWLYPPYQSREVVSALSANEIDVTYREIESSYGHDAFLLESGQLGYIIGNFLSHTLVSDVMKKEIKTIKNGLSIEETAQVMFENGITHLPVVDDENELIGIITSWDISKAVALKCSSLEKIMVRDVITAKGDEDIESAAKKMEQNFISALPVVDENNRITGIIGSDEINRMIGGCQ
- a CDS encoding HTH domain-containing protein, with the protein product MVDFACKEFEIEAVIKCGLNLTKAELQILKYFLQYGQDWLTTEKIAEELELNLSTVQRSVKKLYERKILIRSQNNMDGGGYFFVYKIKSKKDIHELIMEIVNSWVKRVDSELQSWADENQ
- a CDS encoding PAS domain S-box protein is translated as MIDSQALKILFVEDVPEDLELAKRKIKSSGIVFESFLAENEDFFLKGLYQFKPDIIISDYLLPEFDGMRALELALTYDSNIPFIILTGSMNEEIAVEAMKAGATDYILKERISRLPFAIREALNIKNALSERKKAMDDLQSMSEIVQQSPFSVISTNLEGIITSWNKGAERIFGYTSDEVLGKHISLVYHEDDLDVLNNDIIEPLLAKGYNQIQTRLLRKGRKAFIGSLSLWLVKDGAGNPVGMVGYTFDITKEMEAENELRIKDQAIESAIDGVVLADLDGNLTYANRAAYEMWGYTGKEEVIGRNIKDFVVSENEGKWILKELKEHAFKSEFIALGKDGSEFPVWLSASRIRNGDGNIISYMGSLVNITEKKKAEEALETSEKMYRMLAENTLDCIWSMDLDLTFTYSNYTIYNILGYFPEEWIGSNLREHCDEENFMKMMEYIRIGMENTSSSEGILFQVEMLNKEGESIPVEIMGKIIFDENGAPVSIQGTSRDISKRVEAENALKESEERLELALMVSEHGFWVWDLDQDEFYFNPKAYIMLGYKDNDFPMSIEVWSNMMHPDDRKQVIPEIMDCVNERKPFRFEIRMASKSGDWTWVLAKGNTFDLKSGKHWAIGTLIDITERKKTEEQMLLARIAAEEANRCKNELLANMNHELRTPLNSIIGFSDVLLDRSIGQINTEQERYLRLMNNEGHRLLSLINHVLDISKIESDGVTLHFSKFNPAELAEEVMETTQMIARKKNIRTSTSIDRDIGIITADADKFREILYNLIENALKFTPENGNVIVVMNRRSEMIEVSVQDTGIGIVEEDRERIFDAFVQVDGSNTRRYGGAGLGLVLVREYLKMHNGCIRVESEPGNGSKFIFKIPVYPIKKERSNNITPVRRGICRPKSLNHPQPPKP